Genomic segment of Mytilus edulis chromosome 12, xbMytEdul2.2, whole genome shotgun sequence:
CATGATTgtgttttatacatcaatttataatttgaaagtttaaaatgtataaatgtttgtttgtattgcttgacccttatgggtgtaattttgcaataaagatatattttaaaggtaaatcaatAATCAATATAATGTGTTACATTCAATTGAGTTGGCAAGATTGATATATTGGTGTATGCCTTGTGTCCAGTGGCACGTATTTCATCCTCATTCATATCAAAATGAAGTCTAACCTGAATAATAGTTAAAGATTTTTATTCCGAATAATTGAAAAAGATAATGGGAGGTAATTATTGTTGGATTTTTTTCAGCAGGTGGAAAATCTCCTAGAAGcaatattcatttttgttacaccgAACTTTCGAAGATGTTCACTTCTAAGAGGTTCAAGTGGGCGGTCACAAATCATTTGTAATGCTTGCACGTCTTCTATGTCATCTTGTGTGTCCTCAATCATGTCCTCATGCTCTTTACAGctccattttaattttagtttgtgaATGTCACTTCGGAGCTTCAAAAACTTTTTAGCCAATGACTGGTCTTCTAATCGCATTTCCACCTGTAAAACGGAAAAAAACATTTAGCCACactaaattaaatgtattttggattctcaatgctcttcaactttgtacttgtttggctttataaatattttgatatgagcgtcactgatgagtctaatgtagacgaaacgcgcgtcttgcgtactaaattacaatcctggtacctttgataactattatatattattatatctgACAAATGTAGCTCCTCAATTACGAATACTGTCCTTTTCTAGTGtttgtgggtttttttgttttctttttatataatcaCAAGTTCGAATATGAGTTTTATCCCAGCCTTGTATGTGGACGAACCAAGTTAAGGgactaggatgaaatttgaaaaaatagcaggacatatattttttaagaagaaaaaaaggcaggatggcaatttatgaaaaaaatagtcaggataaactaataaaaacaaaagacagaacagagattacaactaactAAACAAACGTCCGGacaaaaattttcatcctagcacccgaaaaaataaaatggtagctcCCATATCTTCGTAATCTTGTTGTCCTATCAGAAATTTCTTGTTGTTTGAACtccttgtttttttgttttttttttaatttcttcttttaatgacatatatttaaaaaaaattgtgacttggatagctAGTAGTTTTTTTTTGGCACTCATACTTTatcttcttatttattttataaagctTACTTTATGGAATATTAATCATAATGAGTTCATGCAAGAATATCAGAGCTAACATGTTTATCCCTgtaacattctgtatgtatgtgcccgtcccaagtcaggagcctgtaacttgTTATCGTTTGTgactgtgttacatatttgttaacttctacgttcatttttttaaacattaattaggccgttagttttcacgtttgaattgttttaaatttgttatttctagGCATTTATTAGCTGAACATGTATAGGAAGACGGAATGCCCGGAGAAAACTATCGACCTTcgataagaaaactgacaatcctaataCATTTGTACTATTGTGAAAGAAGATTGGATTCCAGCGCGTCAGACGCATGCTGGATTTAAACTCTTATTCCCAGTGTTGATAGACTAGTGATACAATAGTTAGACCAATGACACGACTCGACTACCGAGTCCATCGTTATGCAGTAGTATATTTGACCTGTATTACTGTATCATTTGTGTTTTTCTCGTAATAAAGTTAGTCGAATGATGGAGTCATAaacttttaatcagtttaattgtgGCTGGCACGTCAGTAATGATCGCTAGTAGTATTTTTTAATGTACaagtatcattgtcatttttttagTTTATGACATCAGATTCAGacatcttttaaactgagttttactgtgcgtattgatttctgtttctttattcttcatgggctagaggaataggggttgagatctcacaaaacatgttttaccccaatgcatttttgcgcctgtcccaagtcgggagccttttgtatttttagtcttgtatgtttaaaacatttagttcatttatatgttttggagttaagtatgacgtccattttcgctTTACTAGTGCGCTTTTTAAGGGGCTATCTGAAGCCAACCTCCGAGTGTGGGATTGGTTGCATGCAGCTGCTTTCTGCTCTTACGTAGGGTtagtgtctctttgacatattccccatttctattttcaattatATGTATGTGctgtccagtggcggatccagaaattttcataagtggggcccactccagtcacgcttcagtgattccctatataagctaccaatttttttcccaaaaaggggggggggcggccccctgcccccccccttaatccgcctctgCTATCGAGGCGTGCTTAATACCAAATAAAGTTGTTGAGTTgcctttataaattattaaggtTCATTTAAAGTATGGAATACATCAAAGATATTATTGTAATGATTACATTTGTAAAAATTGCTAAGAATATACTTTTGAAACCAATATCACAATGTTACACACCTTACAATGTAAAGACCTACATTTATATACACAGAAGGATAGCAAACTTCATCGTGAGTCCATTTTGCCTACAATAAATGAAACCTCAAGTTTCTTAACAATAAAAGGAAATCTCACCAATTCGTTTCGTATCCATTCCAGGGATGAATCAATTCTGTTTGCTGCATCTTCCGTTAAAGGGTCGTTGTCACGTGCATATACGTTGCTATTTGTCAAACTAATTCTTCCACACGTGAATTGTTGTTTCCAAGCAACGTAACTTGGTCTTCTCGTTTTTAACTTCAGTTGGGTTGTCTTAGCCTTTAAAACCTCAAGATCTGAAGTTCTAACGTCAAAATTACTAGTCTCGTCATCTCTCGAACAGAACCTGTTGTTAACGCTGGTACAACTATTAACAGTAGCGAAACCATTAATAGCTGAATggtttttgttgttttcaaatgCTAAAGTTGTGTTATTGGAACaggtgcatgtacatgtatgtgtataatTTCCATTTTCATGAGGAAACTTATTAAAGTTTACAGCATTGTTTCCACaattacaattatttgaattaaatttaattccAGCAATATCAGGtgaatctttttttatatgatccGAACATTTTGTTTGAACGCTCACTAAAAGTACTTCCGCTATTTCTTCATTTGAATTTCCATCACGTGAATGTTTGTCGTCTGCTGAATTTCCATCAATATCATCGTCATCATTTTCGTTTTCTAAATTCGAAAAAGTAAGATCTTCTTCAATTTTTGGGAGAGTCGGACGCCGTTTCATAAGGTCTTTCATTATTATCTAGTCGAagtgaattgttttataatccGTTTTATAACACCTTTTTATTGTTAACTATAAAAAgtagataataaaataataaattatttaaacaatcTATTATATACAAGTAAGTAGCAGATGGGGTTTAatgtattttgaattatacataagtagaatctatatttataaattagatatcCGTCCAAATTAGTTTACTTCCGACCATAAAATGTTTGGACAACTGGGCTTACATGCATATACTAACATGACTGTAAAAGTACCTACTTTACAAGCAAACtattactttcaaattaaattgtttaagggagcaaccatttaacttatAGGAGGGGTAATGGTGTTTTGACATAGTAAGATCTTCGACGTTATCTATCAAATTattctttttcaatatttaacactttaAAGTAttgggaaaatctggattcagcatattttattttgtcatctACTTGACTACAATCATCAAATTGgagatcagaatattttttttaggaaaaaaatataCCACCCTGCCCTCCCCTTCCCGTTGTCGTTCCCTTatagtcttttgaagacgaatcGCGATTCTGCGAACCAATCATAAGATGATTGTTTTATATGACGTAAGTCATGGCTTTAACAATGTGTGAACATGTAAACATAAGATTGAAAGCAATTGATCATCAGTGTATTGAgaccaggcgcggatccagaggggggggttccgggggttggaacccccctttttttggacgatcaatgcatttgaatggggacatgtaattggacccccccccttgtcctgggttaggaaccccccctttttaaaatggctggatccgcccctagAGACTTCTTATGAAAAATTTGGGTCCTACAAAATTTGTGTAAAGAAAATGTTTCTTACGTACAGAACATATTGCTGGTGACTACCATTTATTATTCATTTGTAGAAATGCTGATGTAACTTAGTATAAgaattaagaaaaatatatttaccaCAATATATCAGACATGATCCAAACTTTGCTACATCTTCAAGTAATTTGTTGccggaaaataaaaaaaaattatagaaacaTATTCATTGGTACATTGTAGctaatcacaaaaaaataagaatgaaaaataaataagtttatttgtttcaaatcaCATGTTTATTTTGTCACTAATGACACGTTGTTATGTGTttgagtggtttttttttataatgaattctttaaaaaaataaaataagctgTTAACAACAATTGACACAAACTGTTAACTACATGACTAACGCAAATAAACTGAtaatatgatttgttttaaaaggtTTCAGCTTTTAGATAGATGGCTGTTTCAGTCTAAGATTCCTACACTTTATTtgtgaaccttttttttttactacaaagCCCCATTAGTTGAAAAAGAAGCCACCAGGCTACAACAACTGGATATTTTTAACTTCCcctttttgtacatttttttctcttatttcgACGGACGTTCTATCTCAAATGAGCAAAGTTTTAGAGCATTAATAGTTCATAATCTGTTTTTGTCTATGTTGAAAGTCCATTTACCATTTTAAACAAAGTGAAATGATGAACTGATAAATTTGAATCCGGCATCAGTGAAATTAATCGTTAAAATATAAATTCGCTATGTTTTCTTCGATATTCTGAATCTGTACCTGTAGTCGTTTCACATTTTTTGTCATGTCGGTGCATCACTTTGCTTGAAATGGTTAACTTTACAGTTATGGGTcgtgttcattgttgaagggcgTACCATTACCGATTACAGTTGCGTTCATCCAcatcttttaaatacatcttttaaatattttttttgcagatatagatatagttgtctcattagcacatGGACCACATTTCCGcaactttttcataaaaaatataatatagaaataagaagatatgatatgattgcaaaAAAGACAAGCTAATAACTCTCCACCAAGACATAATgacgtagaagttaacaactacaaTGTATAGGCGAgactataggtcgccgtacgaCCTTCGACAATAAGAAAAACcaataccgcattgtcagctatcaAAAtccccgaaattacaaatgtcaaacatttcaaacgaaaaaaataacgGTCTGTATGTATGTCAGTATACTATAGTTATTCACTTATTTTGctattaaaatgtgtaaaaaaagatACATTCAGCTTTATGATGCATACGTAAACGCTGAAAGATAATTGCAATTAtaattaacatattttgaaaagaaagaaaatattttcattgcATATCAAATAATTAAGAAACCATTATAGTTCTTTTAATTTGATCAATAAACAACATCATTATAAAATTCAGTAAGAAAACATACCTCTTGGAAAAACACCAACTGATTATATTCACAAAATTTAAtaccatataatttatatataaacaaagtGCATCAAAATGAAAGGCGACTTAGAAATGTAAGTTCGACGATTCAATTGACCCTAatgacaaattgtacaatttttaattCGTGAGGTGAAACGGGAATTAGCCGTACAAAGAATTGTATCATTAATAACATTTCTGCACGTTGATAGTAATGTATGTAAATTTGTACTTAAATACTGTTTACATTTTGAAAGGGCAACAAGAATGTTAAGTGGGTGGATTGTCGTTAAACTTGGTATGCAAAGTTAATTGTTACTTTCAATggattaaatatacatgtaaaattgacATAATAAGAATAATGTCACGTTTAAGAGGGAAATGTGTTCTAATTGATCTGTATTTATCGGAATACACATCCGTGGGGGTATAAGTTCAAAGGAAATGATGCTATTTTAAagtaatttgttttaattctGTCCATATCATTGTCGATTTCGTTTGTGCACGATTTGAATGCTCGTATTTCAGCTTTAGTTAATCTCGacgtttttcttttatttttgtgtacATGAATCAAGTTTCTTGTTTTCTcgttaaaatgttttttgtttgtcatttctGGACCTTTAATACCTCACTGGGTGGTGTATATTTTTCTCATTAATGAAGGCaatacagtgacctttagttgaTAACTGAGTTACTCCTATagcatttggtctctggtagagagttttttcattggcaatcctaccacattttatatttataagaatacagacaaaacatgaaaaattacAGACACATTTAAGTCTGTCAGTGattgcaggattttcttgctgcgttgaaAATGCATTGGTGGTTACTAGTGGTTTTCTACTAGTTGAGGGGTTGGGTTGTCTTTGACAGATTTTCCGTTTCCGTTACCATTCTCTATTCTATCTCATATCATAACAggtctagaaattgacaataagggtcgactgaaaaacaaacaaatgcgACAAAAAGTGTtatcatttttttagttttttagtttTCATTTCTGTGAAGAAAAATTCTAGCAGCGCTTGCATATATAAAGTGTATATTTATCTCACAGTTGCTAGATATTTGAAAGGCAACTTAACCTTCAACTTGTATGACTATGTTGTTGTCAAtcaattttataattacatttaataCATTATTAATATGCAACATTTCAAATATGGTGACATCTTTGTCTAAATTATATTTTGTAACAGACTTAATGCTTTCTTTGAAGTATGTAAACAAACGTTATTGCGAATGATATTTAAAGAGGGACAACTCTTGGCTTcctttgataaaatataattcgTCATCAGTTGTCTCTCTTGATATATCGATAAACAGCGTTGTTTTTTCAATGAGCTGACATTCCCGTATATATGTCGGATATATATAGGGATTTAGGGCAAACAATATGATTTTAAATCCTTAAAACCTGTGTATGGACTATTTAAGATATACAACATTATTGGCTCGCGATCATCGGATGATCACTGGAAATTTAAATTGTTAATAATTCATATATGATAGTTATTCGTAATATTTCTTCAGATTTCTTACTTATTTAATTCTATGTACTACATAGGTCTGTATAATTACATTATCGTATTTTTTCTCCCGTACTTTGATTTGATTAAAAATATCCATTcctaaaaaaaaccatgaaaaaatagAACGAAATACTTAGTACATGTTATACATTGCTGACTAGTGACTTTTAACGGCGGCATATTGACTAAATCATTTGATTCCATGCAGTCTAAGCGAATGCAAATGCATGTTGTGTTTCAAGTTTTAATTGATAAATGATAAAATAGTACTCGcgtatagtttttttttcgaatttcagatcaagaaaaaaaatgtcaaacttcAAGTCATAAGCTTATAGAAGGGAGCTGCCATTTGATTGTTATCGAGGAGGGGGGACTAGGATGAAAAAATTTGAccggcatttaaaaaaaaaatatataatctttgtcccttttttccaaagtgtctcatcctggttttttttttactcaaaactcctgtcatgcctaattttcaaattttatactagccctcccataaaaatcaaatggtagctcccttaactcAACAGGAAAAAGAGAAAGAAGGTACATGTAACAATGTGGCATTTACAAATCCTAATTCAAGACTACAATAGAATATAAAACTGTTGTGCCAACAGGGCATACGTGTCATGGTCcgaacatgtatatatacatagaaataaggagatgtggtagtattgccaatgagacaactctccaccaaatcCTAAGTTATGTAAGAAGTATTTGGGAACCCTTCAATTAACATTGATAAAAGCCCATACCATATCGTCGGCTATAAAAGCCCCCTCCACACAAACACAttgaaatatgaaacaattcaataacAGAAccatttacgaaaaacaaatatcacagaCACTGAACAATGGAAAACCACTTTACTATCaaagctcctgactttggactgGCAAAAACACAATGCGGAGGGGTTAAAGAAGTTTAAACGCACAACCCCTCATAAcatgggacagtgatgtaacagtacaacataagaacattaATCTAACTGATTTTTATCCAGGGAAGAAAACGCGCCAAAGGGGGagataatgcccttaaaaaaaaTCTGCCGTACCGATGACAAAAAATAATGTCATTTTCTTGTTAGATTAGCGAAAGCTGCAGAGTCACTAAAGATTGATTGAaaagtttttttctctttttatagatacaaagacaaaacagaaaacaaaaggaaaataaatatcaaaaacacaGACCAAACGTGGCAGGCGATTTATGCGTGTTTGTTCGAACAATTGtataaattttattcattatgtttACAAACCTGAATATTCtcttttaaaaagaacaaaaatatatcatgtacatgtacattaaaatgCGTCAGCAgtgttttttgttaatatttaccTGTCTTCTGGCTAAAACAACAatagaaaacaaatttaaaattcataaaattccTGATTATTTACAGATTGATATATATCCGGGGGAGAAATAAACAGAtaagtaaatatttgatatattccAGATACAAGATCGTGTTTGTGGTTATTTTTATTGTGACATCATATGTATACCATATATAGCTAATCTCTTTAAACATTTCCATTGTTTAAGCATACGATTGACAAAGGACAACATGAAAAATCTTATTTGGTTGTGCGaacttctttttttgttgttgtttattgtaaattcagaagGTTTCTGGATGAGATTTAATGGCGCAAAAAGACACGAACTGAAGCCGGTGTCACAAGACGAACTATTGGATATTTTTGGCCTGTTGGAGGAGCGAAATTTCAAAAAAGATGAAGTAAACAGGATTTCCAAACTAGATAATAATCTTGAAAAGCAGTTGAAAGATATTACTGAAAAATCAAAACGGCCAGACATGCGTGAAAAACAGCGAAATTACAAAAGTTTTGACGAAAGTTTGCGTTCAGTGAATGGAAGAGAAAGTGTTCTAGATTCACGCGTAGATAGCAGCGTCAAAAATGCAGTTGGAGCAGACGACAACCGAAGAAATCTTCTGGACGCATTGTCACGTTACATTGACGTAGGTGGCGCGAAAGTTCCGGTTGTAGAATCTTCAAAATTACACGAGGCGCAGAACACACCTGAGAATAGCCCTTCAGTGATAATGCCATGGGATTTGTTACATAAATGGTCTTATAGTTTTCACAATCGACAAGCacagaaataagaaataaacaaatgtactTTAGAAGGGATGAACTAACAACGCTTTAGTTTTATTTTGTCGACGTATTCAAATTTTGGATGATATGGAGCTTTGAAAAGTGCAACATTACAAGTTAAGTGTTTCACTTGTATGACGAGCTCAGGACCTCCGATTTGTGTTCGTGGCCTTGTTTCACGGTACTTTACATACTATGGTGACatcaaatacaatattgtttaTCATATAACTCTTGTATTGTGTATTTTACGCTTCTAATCACGATACATAAAACGAGATTAGTACACGAGGACATATTAATCATATTCCAATTAATTGGAATAGATCGACCATTTCATTGtttcatgattttaaaatatatatatgtgcaatttaaaatataaatatgaattatgatgtttggtttgaatttacttgaatttatattttattttccctttttggTTGATTATCTTAATGATtgttaaaagttatcaaaggtacatgtaccaggcttataatttaatacgccaaacgcgcgtttcgtctactgtaacataagactcatcagtgacgctcagatcaaaatattttgaaaaccaaATAAGTAAATAGAGGCCCCTAAATTTCCAAaacgttgtgtcaaatacggctaaggtaatctatgcctgggataagaaaatccttagtttttcgaataattcatacttttgttaacagtaaatttataaaaatgaccatataattgatattcatgtcaacaccgaagtgataccctcggggacgaaacgtccactagtagtggcatcgacccagtaatGTTAATTATTCTTTCGCAGAAAGGCTGTATAAGCAAGTTAAATATTACCTGTCGGCTGTATAAGCAAGTTAAATATTACCTGTCATGACATTTTTGACTGATTTTGAATTCGCATGCTGGTTGAAACACGCATTATAACAGGATATATTTGACATTGCAACACTCTCGACCCTCTAACTCGCGCCATTTGAATTGATGCTTTCCAAATCTGGCccaacagttattttttttaaagattgcgAAACGACAAATTCATGGTTGATCGATgtgtattatcatttttttccttttttcttgaGAAGTGGAATTACTACCGTACATATATATGAAACTTTCTGAATAAGTGAGCACATATGTTTGTCCTTTTTCAAAATTATGTGCCGCGTCTTTTATTTCCATAATCACGTTAAATGACATAGATAGGTTAAAAATAAGATTTGCTTACGTAAAACTAATTTAAACTCACCACATTTTGTGCCTGTAACAAGTCAATCTATTTGAACTATATATATGTTGTCTGTCGATGTCTATCATTGTTCgtcttattttttattcaaatgtttgTTGTTGGTGTTGTATGTTGTGCTATCCAATAGTGTTGGTCATTCCTGTTGTCTTTTGTATGTATTATGTACAATGCAGTTGTTTCAATCGGAATCTTCGAGTGAACGGAATCTGCCGAGTTATGACGATTGACggttgtttgtacatgtattttatctattaacatcaattaaaaaatttctgtatttagaaaaatatataatttatacagATAAGagcgttgtttttcccgtttgagtgATTTACaataatattgtcattttgtggGCCCtctatagcttactgttcggtgtgagccaaaaagtaaaatcacaaaaattctgaactctgaggaaaattcaaaacgaaaagtccctaaccaaattgcaaattcaaatgataaaacatatcaaacgaatagacgacaactgacatattcctgacttggtgcaggcgttttcaaatgtagaaaatggtggattgaacctcgTTTTATTGCGccaaatctctcacttgtatgacagtcgcatcgaaTTCCGGCTCTAACTgagggctccgtgttgaaaaccgtattgtgacctataatggtttttcttttgcaaattgtgactttgatggatagttgtctcattgacacttatgccACATCTACTTGTATCTA
This window contains:
- the LOC139498842 gene encoding uncharacterized protein, whose translation is MKDLMKRRPTLPKIEEDLTFSNLENENDDDDIDGNSADDKHSRDGNSNEEIAEVLLVSVQTKCSDHIKKDSPDIAGIKFNSNNCNCGNNAVNFNKFPHENGNYTHTCTCTCSNNTTLAFENNKNHSAINGFATVNSCTSVNNRFCSRDDETSNFDVRTSDLEVLKAKTTQLKLKTRRPSYVAWKQQFTCGRISLTNSNVYARDNDPLTEDAANRIDSSLEWIRNELVEMRLEDQSLAKKFLKLRSDIHKLKLKWSCKEHEDMIEDTQDDIEDVQALQMICDRPLEPLRSEHLRKFGVTKMNIASRRFSTC